In a genomic window of Oreochromis aureus strain Israel breed Guangdong linkage group 13, ZZ_aureus, whole genome shotgun sequence:
- the LOC116320375 gene encoding ras-related protein ORAB-1-like — protein sequence MNPEYDYLFKLLLIGDSGVGKSCLLLRFADDTYTESYISTIGVDFKIRTIELDGKTIKLQIWDTAGQERFRTITSSYYRGAHGIIVVYDVTDQESFNNVKQWLQEIDRYASENVNKLLVGNKCDLTTKKVVDYTTAKEFADSLGIPFLETSAKNATNVEQAFMTMAAEIKKRMGPGATAGGGEKPNVKLTPGTTVKTSSGGCC from the exons ATGAATCCAGAATA TGACtatttattcaagctactcctGATTGGTGACTCTGGTGTTGGAAAGTCCTGCCTTCTTCTTCGATTTGCA GATGACACATACACAGAAAGTTACATAAGCACTATTGGTGTGGATTTCAAAATACGAACTATAGAATTAGATGGAAAGACCATTAAACTTCAGATT TGGGATACAGCGGGACAGGAAAGGTTTCGTACAATCACGTCCAGCTACTACAGAGGTGCTCATGGTATCATCGTAGTGTATGATGTTACAGATCAG GAGTCATTCAATAATGTCAAACAATGGCTCCAGGAGATTGACCGCTACGCCAGTGAAAATGTCAACAAGCTACTGGTTGGGAACAAGTGTGACCTGACGACAAAGAAAGTGGTGGACTACACAACAGCAAAG GAATTTGCAGACTCTTTGGGAATCCCCTTTTTGGAAACCAGTGCAAAGAACGCCACAAATGTGGAGCAGGCCTTCATGACCATGGCTGCTGAAATCAAGAAGAGGATGGGCCCTGGGGCCACAGCCGGAGGAGGGGAAAAGCCCAATGTCAAGCTGACTCCAGGCACTACTGTCAAGACTTCATCAGGTGGATGCTGCTGA